CAACCGGCGGCACGGCATCGGCCGGCGCCTTCAAGACCGCCTACCAGAAGGTCATCGCGGCGACGGAAAACACGGCCCACGCCGCCAAGAACGGCCAGGTTCCGTCGAAGTACATGGTCTTCATGACCGATGGCGAGAACAACTACGCCAATGACGACACGGTCACGAAGCAATGGTGCGACACCGCCAAGGCCAACAAGGTCGAGATCTATAGCGTAGCGTTCATGGCACCGGAGCGTGGCCAGGCGTTGCTGAAATACTGCGCCTCCTCCAGCTCGCATTATTTCGAGGCCGAGGAAGTGACAGACCTTGTCGCGGCCTTCAAGGCCATTGGCGAACGCGCCGCGGCAGTGGTTTCCCGCCTGACCAAATAGCCGGCGCACAACCGCAGCCCGGGATATTGGGGCTGTCGGGCCGGAATTGTCGCCGTCCAATCATTTTGCCATGCCGTTCGGTCTTTGCCGGACGGCATTTTTCTTTCTGCGAAACTATTGAAATAGAAGCCTAACTGCATCCGCGCCCGGCGTCGGAATGATCTAATCCATTTAAAAACACCTGTTGCAAGCGCTTCGGATCGATGCATAAATGCCTGTCCCGGCCGGTTCGGCTTACGGTTTCCTGAAATGCAACAAGGGTTTGACAGTTCTCATGATGAATCGGCTCTCCACCAACGAACTGCCGCAGCCGGCACTGAGATCCTCCGAACCGGGCCAGCTTGCCGTCGAGATTCTCGAGCGCCTCAAGTACCGCATCGGCAAGGATCCGAAGGTCGCAAAGCCGCACGACTGGCTGACCGCCGCCATTCTTGTCGCTCGCGACCGGATCACCGACAAGTGGATGGACTCGACGCGCAAGACCTATGCGACCGGGGCGAAGCGGGTCTACTACCTTTCGCTCGAATTCCTCATCGGCCGGCTGATGCGCGACGCCATGACGAATATCGGCCTGATGGACGAGATGCGTGATGCACTTGCCTCGCTGGGCGTCGATATCGACGTGGTCGCGCAGCTCGAGCCGGACGCCGCCCTCGGCAATGGCGGCCTTGGGCGCCTTGCCGCCTGTTTCATGGAGTCGATGGCGACCGTCGACGTTCCCGCCTATGGCTACGGCATCCGTTACATGCACGGCCTGTTCCGCCAGCAGATGGCCGACGGCTGGCAGGTCGAACTGCCCGAGACCTGGCTGGCCCACGGCAATCCGTGGGAATTCGAGCGGCGGGAGAGCTCCTACGAGATCGGCTTCGGCGGCAGCGTCGAGACGGTCAATATCGACGAGGAAGTCCAGCGCTACGTCTGGAAGCCGGCGGAGCGGGTGATCGCCACCGCCTTCGACACGCCGGCGGTCGGCTGGCGGGCAAAGCGCGTCAACACGCTGCGGCTGTGGGCTGCGCAGCCGATCGATCCGATCCTGCTCGACGCCTTCAACGCCGGCGACCACATCGGTGCGCTGCGCGAGAGCAACAAGGCGGAGTCGCTGACGCGCGTGCTTTATCCGGCCGACGCCACGCCGGCCGGCCAGGAACTGCGCCTCCGACAGGAATACTTCTTCTCGTCCGCCTCGCTGCAGGACATCCTGCGCCGGCACCTGCAGCAATATCCGGACTTCACGTCGCTGCCGGATGCGGTCGCCATCCAGCTCAACGATACGCACCCGGCGGTGTCCGTCGCTGAACTGGTGCGCCTGCTCACCGACATCCATGGCCTTGGTTTCGAAGAGGCCTGGGACATCACCCGGCGGACCTTCGCCTATACCAACCACACGCTGCTGCCGGAAGCGCTCGAAAGCTGGCCGGTGCCGCTGTTCGAGCGGCTGTTGCCCCGCCACATGCAGATCGTCTATGCGATCAATGCGAAGGTCCTCATCGAGGCGCGCCGGCAGAAGCATGCGGTCGACGAGGAGATCCGCTCCATCTCGCTGATCGACGAAACGGGCGAACGGCGGGTGCGCATGGGCAATCTCGCCTTTGTCGGCTCCCATTCGATCAACGGCGTTTCGACGCTGCACACCGACCTGATGAAGGAAACGGTGTTTGCCAATCTGCACAAGCTCTATCCGGACCGCATCAACAACAAGACCAACGGCATCACGCCGCGCCGCTGGCTGATGCAGTGCAATCCCGGCCTGTTCGGCCTCATCCGGGACGCGATCGGCGACGAGTTCATGGACAATACCGAGGCGCTGCAGGCGCTCGACGCCTTTGCCGACAAGGCGGACTTCCAGGAACAGTTCGCTGCCGTCAAGCGCGCCAACAAGGTGAAGCTGGCAAAGCTTGTCCAGGCGAGCCTCGGCATCAGGCTCGATCCGTCGGCGATGTTCGACATCCAGATCAAGCGTATCCACGAATACAAGCGTCAATTGCTGAACATCATCGAGGCGGTGGCGCTCTACGACCAGATCCGCTCGCATCCGGAACTCGACTGGGTGCCGCGCGTCAAGCTCTTCGCCGGCAAGGCGGCGCCGAGCTACCACCACGCCAAGCTGATCATCAAGCTCGCCAATGACGTCGCGAAGGTGATCAACAACGACCCGGCGGTGCGCGGTCTCCTGAAGATCGTCTTCGTTCCCAACTACAACGTCTCGCTGGCCGAGGTAATGGTTCCAGCCGCCGACCTCTCCGAGCAGATCTCGACGGCCGGCATGGAGGCGTCCGGCACCGGCAATATGAAGTTCGGCCTCAACGGCGCGCTGACCATCGGCACGCTCGACGGCGCCAATGTCGAGATGCGCGACTGGGTCGGCGAGGAAAACATCAAGATCTTCGGCATGACCGCCGAGGAGGTGGCCAAGGCACGGGCCGAGGGGCACAATCCGCGGGCCGTCATCGAGGGCTCGCGCGAGCTGTCGCAGGCGCTTCAGGCGATCGCCTCCGGCGTCTTCTCGCCGGATGATCGCAACCGCTTCGCGGGCCTAGTCGACGGCCTCTACAACCATGACTGGTTCATGGTCGCCGCCGATTTCGAAGCCTACGCCAAGGCGCAGCGCGAGGTTGACAAACTCTGGACCACCCCGTCCGACTGGTATTCGAAGACGATCCGCAACACGGCGCGGATGGGCTGGTTTTCATCCGACCGCACGATCCGTCAGTATGCCGGTGAAATCTGGAGAGCCGGATGACATCACCGCCCGGCAAGGACGAAACGCCCGCTGCATCAGGCTTTCTGCCGGCGCAGGAAATCGAGGCAATACTTTCCGGCACCCATAGCGATCCGTTTGCCGTTCTCGGTGTGCATGCATGCGGCAAGAGCTATGTCGCGCGCTGCTTCATCCCCGGCGCTGCAACGGTGGTCGCGGAGACCCTGTCCGGCGACGAGGTCGGAGCCCTGGAGCGGCGCCACGACGCGGGGTTTTTCGAAGGCCCCGTCTCGCTTCGCAAGACGCAGCCGGTCCGCTACCGGGCCCGCAACGCGGGCGGCGAATGGATCGTGGTCGATCCCTACAGTTTCGGTCCCGTCCTTGGGCCGATGGACGACTACTACATCCGCGAAGGCTCACATCTCCGGCTCTTCGACAAGCTAGGGGCCCACCCGATCGCCCATGACGGTGCCGAAGGCTTTCATTTCGCCGTCTGGGCGCCGAACGCGCGGCGCGTCTCCGTCGTCGGCGGCTTCAACGACTGGGACGGGCGCCGCCATGTCATGCGGCGACGCGCCGACACCGGCATCTGGGAGATCTTCGTTCCCGGCGTGCCGATCGGCTCCCCCTATAAATACGAGATCCTCGGCAAGGACGGCACCCTGCTGCCGCTGAAGGCCGATCCCTTCGCCCGTCGCTCGGAATTGCGCCCCGACACCGCATCGGTAACGACGGGAGAAATCGTCCAGGTGTGGGAGGACGAGGCACACCGGCGGCACTGGGATGAGGTCGATCCGCGCCGCCAGCCGATTTCCATCTACGAGGTCCATGCCAGCTCGTGGCAGCGCCGCGACAACGGCGACATGCTCTCCTGGGACGAACTGGCGGAACGGCTGATCCCCTATTGCGTCGACATGGGCTTCACCCATATCGAATTCCTGCCGATCTCCGAATTTCCCTACGACCCGTCCTGGGGTTACCAGACCACCGGTCTTTATGCGCCGACGGCGCGCTTCGGCGAACCGGAGGGCTTTGCCCGCTTCGTCAACGGCTGCCACAAGGCCGGCATCGGCGTCATTCTCGACTGGGTACCGGCGCATTTTCCGACCGACGAGCATGGGCTTCGCTGGTTCGACGGCACGGCGCTCTACGAGCATGAGGATCCGCGCCAGGGCTTCCATCCCGATTGGAACACGGCGATCTACAATTTCGGCCGTGAGGAGGTCGCCGCCTATCTCGTCAACAACGCCCTCTATTGGGCCGAGAAGTTCCATGTCGACGGCCTGCGCGTCGATGCGGTCGCGTCGATGCTCTATCTCGACTATTCGCGCCAGCACGGCGAATGGGTGCCGAACGAATATGGCGGCAATGAAAATCTCGAGGCGGTCCGCTTCCTGCAGACGATGAACAGCCGCCTCTACGGCATCCATCAGGGCGTCCTGACGATCGCCGAGGAGTCGACCTCCTGGCCGAAGGTCTCGCATCCGGTTCATACCGGCGGGCTCGGCTTCGGCTTCAAATGGAACATGGGCTTCATGCACGACACGCTGCAATATCTGTCGCGCGAGCCGGTGCACCGCAAGTTCCACCACAACGACATGACCTTCGGGCTGCTCTACGCCTTCAGCGAGAATTTCGTCCTGCCGCTGTCGCATGACGAGGTCGTGCACGGCAAGGGATCGCTGATCGCCAAGATGGCCGGCGACGATTGGCAGAAGTTCGCCAACCTCAGGGCCTACTACGCCTTCATGTGGGGCTATCCGGGCAAGAAGCTGCTGTTCATGGGGCAGGAGTTCGCCCAGTGGCGCGAATGGTCGGAAGAGCGCCAGCTCGACTGGAACCTGCTTGAGTACAACCTTCACGAAGGCATGCGGCGGCTGGTCCGCGACTTGAACGGCACCTACCGCTCGAAGCCGGCGCTGCACGCGCGCGACTGCGAGGGCGAGGGCTTCGAGTGGCTGATTGCCGACGACCGGGACAATTCGGTCTTCGCATGGCTGAGAAAGGCGCCGGGCGAGAAGCTGGTCGCGGTCGTCACCAACTACACGCCCGTCTACCGGGAGGGCTACGACGTGCCGCTGCCGGTGGCGGGACGCTGGAAGGAAATCCTCAACACCGATGCGGAGATCTACGGAGGAAGCGGCAAGGGCAACGGCGGCGCCGTGCAAGCGGAAAAGAAATCGAACGGAAGGACGATGGCCACCGTCACGCTGCCGCCGCTGGCGACGCTGATGCTGGAGCAGGATTGACGAGCAGTTCCGGCCGGCACAGCCGGCGGACGGGCAGGAAGAAATCATGGGGCCCGCGAGGCGTCGCAGAATGCCGCCGGGCGGTCCTCGAAGAACTGATCTTGGGGAGGACAAATGGTGGAAAAACGTACGCAACCTCTGGCCCGTGATGCCATGGCCTATGTTCTCGCCGGCGGCCGCGGCAGCCGACTGAAGGAACTGACCGACCGGCGCGCCAAGCCGGCCGTCTATTTCGGCGGCAAGGCGCGCATCATCGACTTCGCGCTTTCCAATGCGCTCAATTCCGGTATCCGCCGCATCGGCGTTGCGACCCAGTACAAGGCCCATTCGCTGATCCGGCACCTGCAGCGCGGCTGGAACTTCTTCCGCCCCGAACGCAACGAGAGCTTCGACATCCTGCCGGCCAGCCAGCGCGTCTCGGAGACGCAATGGTATGAAGGCACCGCCGATGCGGTTTTCCAGAACATCGACATCATCGAGGATCACGGCGTCGAGTACATGGTGATCCTCGCCGGCGACCACATCTACAAGATGGACTACGAGCTGATGCTGCAGCAGCACGTCGATTCCGGAGCCGACGTGACGATCGGCTGCCTGGAAGTGCCGCGCATGGAGGCAACGGGCTTCGGCGTCATGCATGTCGACAACGAGGACCGCATCATCGCCTTCGTCGAGAAGCCCGCCGATCCGCCCGGCATCCCCGGCAACCCGGAGATGGCGCTGGCCTCGATGGGCATCTACGTCTTCCACACCAAGTTCCTGATGGACATGCTGCGCCGCGATGCCGCCGATCCGAAGTCCAGCCGCGACTTCGGCAAGGACATCATCCCCTATATCGTCGAGCACGGTAAGGCGGTCGCCCACCGCTTCACCCACTCCTGCGTCCGCTCGGATTTCGAACGCGAGGCCTATTGGCGCGACGTCGGCACGATCGACGCTTACTGGCAGGCCAATATCGACCTCACCCATATCACGCCGGAGCTTGACATCTATGACAGCACCTGGCCGATCTGGACCTTCTCCGAAATCAAGCCGCCGGCAAAATTCGTCCACGACGACGAGGACCGCCGCGGCTCGGCGACCTCCTCACTCGTCTCGGGCGATTGCATCATCTCCGGCGCGGCGCTGAACAAGAGTCTCCTGTTCACCGGCGTCCGGGTCAATTCATACTCCCGACTCGAAAATGCCGTAGTTCTCCCCGACGTGACGATCGGGCGGCACTCGATTCTGCGCAATGTCGTCATCGATAGCCGGGTCGTGATCCCGGAGGGGCTGGTGGTCGGCGACGATCCGGAGCTCGACGCCAAGCGCTTCCGCCGCTCCGAGAACGGCGTCTGCCTGATTACGCAAACGATGATCGACAAGTTGGGAATGTAGGTCTGCCGCATATGAACATTCTGTCCGTTGCGTCCGAGGTCTACCCGCTGGTCAAGACCGGGGGGCTCGCCGATGTCGCCGGCGCGCTTCCAGCGGCGCTTCTTCCCCACGGCATCCGCACCCGCACCCTGCTGCCCGGCTACCCGGCCGTGCTCCACAAGCTCAAGAAGCCAAAGGCGGCCGGCCGCATCGCCAATCTGTTCGGCCATCCTGCGACCGTTCTTGCGGCCGAATTCGACGGGCTGGACCTGCTCGTACTCGATCAACCGGCACTCTACGACCGCGACGGCGGACCCTATCTCGATCCGACCGGGCGTGACTATCCGGACAATTTCCGCCGCTTCGCCGCCTTGTCGCTCGCGGCCGCCGAGATCGCCGGCGACGATGTCGTGCCTGGCTGGAAGCCGGATATCGTCCACGTCCACGACTGGCAGGCGGCGCTGACGCCGGTTTATATGCGCTTCGGCTCGGCGCGGAACATGCCGACGGTGCTGACGATCCACAACATCGCCTTCCAGGGCCAATTCGGCGCTTCGGTCTTTCCCGAGCTCGCCCTGCCGCCCGAGGCCTTCTCTATGCCGTTCGTCGAATATTACGGCGATGTCGGGTTCCTCAAAGGCGGCCTGCAGATGGCGACGGCGATCACCACGGTCAGCCCTTCCTATGCGCATGAGATCCTGACGCCGGAATTCGGGATGGGGATGGAAGGGCTTCTGGCAAGCCGCGCCATGGACCTTACCGGGATCGTCAACGGCATCGATGTCGATACGTGGAATCCCGAGACCGATCCGCACATCGCCCGACACTACGGTCCGACCGCGATCAAGCAGCGAGCCGCCAACCGCAAGGCTCTGGAAGACCGTTTTGCCCTGGACGACAGCCGCGGTCCGATCTTTTGCGTCATCAGCCGGCTCACCTGGCAAAAAGGCATGGACCTGCTGGCCGAAGTGGCCGACGATATCGTGGCGCTCGGCGGCAAGCTTATCGTGCTCGGTTCCGGCGACAGTGCGCTCGAGGGGGCGCTGATGGCGGCCGCCTCGCGTCACCGCGGCCGCATCGGCATGGTGACCGGCTACGACGAGCCGCTGTCGCATCTCATGCAGGCGGGTTCCGACGCGATCCTCATTCCCTCGCGCTTCGAGCCCTGCGGCCTGACGCAGCTCTACGGCCTGCGCTACGGCTGCATACCGATCGTTGCCCGGACCGGCGGCCTGACCGATACGGTCATCGACGCCAACGAGGCGGCGCTGTCGGCCAGGGTGGCGACCGGCTTCCAGTTCCACCCGGTCACCGCCGACGGCTTGCGCCTTGCGATCCGGCGCGCCATGCGTGCATACGGCGAACCGAAGGTCTGGGCGCGTCTGCAGAACCAGGGCATGAAGTCCGACGTTTCATGGGCCAAGAGCGCGGAACGCTACGCGTCGCTCTATTCCGGTCTTCTCGCGAAAGGCTAAGACAGATGATAAAAACCGTCTCCACCAACCCCTATGGCGACCAGAAGCCCGGCACGTCGGGCCTCAGGAAGAAGGTCCCGGTCTTCCAGCAGAAGAACTATGCCGAGAACTTCATCCAGGCGATTTTCGATTCGCTCGAAGGCTTCCAAGGCGAGACGCTGGTGATCGGCGGCGACGGCCGCTACTACAACCGCGAGGTCATCCAGAAGGCGATCAAGATGGCGGCGGCGAACGGTTTCGGCCGCGTGCTCGTCGGCCGCGGCGGTATTCTGTCGACGCCGGCTGCCTCCAATGTCATCCGCAAATACAAGGCGTTCGGCGGCATCGTGCTGTCGGCAAGCCACAACCCCGGCGGTCCGACCGAGGATTTCGGCATCAAGTACAATGTCGGCAATGGCGGTCCCGCCCCGGAAAAGGTGACGGATGCGATCTTCGACCGCACCAGGGTGATCGACAGCTA
This DNA window, taken from Sinorhizobium fredii NGR234, encodes the following:
- a CDS encoding glycogen/starch/alpha-glucan phosphorylase; the encoded protein is MMNRLSTNELPQPALRSSEPGQLAVEILERLKYRIGKDPKVAKPHDWLTAAILVARDRITDKWMDSTRKTYATGAKRVYYLSLEFLIGRLMRDAMTNIGLMDEMRDALASLGVDIDVVAQLEPDAALGNGGLGRLAACFMESMATVDVPAYGYGIRYMHGLFRQQMADGWQVELPETWLAHGNPWEFERRESSYEIGFGGSVETVNIDEEVQRYVWKPAERVIATAFDTPAVGWRAKRVNTLRLWAAQPIDPILLDAFNAGDHIGALRESNKAESLTRVLYPADATPAGQELRLRQEYFFSSASLQDILRRHLQQYPDFTSLPDAVAIQLNDTHPAVSVAELVRLLTDIHGLGFEEAWDITRRTFAYTNHTLLPEALESWPVPLFERLLPRHMQIVYAINAKVLIEARRQKHAVDEEIRSISLIDETGERRVRMGNLAFVGSHSINGVSTLHTDLMKETVFANLHKLYPDRINNKTNGITPRRWLMQCNPGLFGLIRDAIGDEFMDNTEALQALDAFADKADFQEQFAAVKRANKVKLAKLVQASLGIRLDPSAMFDIQIKRIHEYKRQLLNIIEAVALYDQIRSHPELDWVPRVKLFAGKAAPSYHHAKLIIKLANDVAKVINNDPAVRGLLKIVFVPNYNVSLAEVMVPAADLSEQISTAGMEASGTGNMKFGLNGALTIGTLDGANVEMRDWVGEENIKIFGMTAEEVAKARAEGHNPRAVIEGSRELSQALQAIASGVFSPDDRNRFAGLVDGLYNHDWFMVAADFEAYAKAQREVDKLWTTPSDWYSKTIRNTARMGWFSSDRTIRQYAGEIWRAG
- the glgB gene encoding 1,4-alpha-glucan branching protein GlgB — encoded protein: MTSPPGKDETPAASGFLPAQEIEAILSGTHSDPFAVLGVHACGKSYVARCFIPGAATVVAETLSGDEVGALERRHDAGFFEGPVSLRKTQPVRYRARNAGGEWIVVDPYSFGPVLGPMDDYYIREGSHLRLFDKLGAHPIAHDGAEGFHFAVWAPNARRVSVVGGFNDWDGRRHVMRRRADTGIWEIFVPGVPIGSPYKYEILGKDGTLLPLKADPFARRSELRPDTASVTTGEIVQVWEDEAHRRHWDEVDPRRQPISIYEVHASSWQRRDNGDMLSWDELAERLIPYCVDMGFTHIEFLPISEFPYDPSWGYQTTGLYAPTARFGEPEGFARFVNGCHKAGIGVILDWVPAHFPTDEHGLRWFDGTALYEHEDPRQGFHPDWNTAIYNFGREEVAAYLVNNALYWAEKFHVDGLRVDAVASMLYLDYSRQHGEWVPNEYGGNENLEAVRFLQTMNSRLYGIHQGVLTIAEESTSWPKVSHPVHTGGLGFGFKWNMGFMHDTLQYLSREPVHRKFHHNDMTFGLLYAFSENFVLPLSHDEVVHGKGSLIAKMAGDDWQKFANLRAYYAFMWGYPGKKLLFMGQEFAQWREWSEERQLDWNLLEYNLHEGMRRLVRDLNGTYRSKPALHARDCEGEGFEWLIADDRDNSVFAWLRKAPGEKLVAVVTNYTPVYREGYDVPLPVAGRWKEILNTDAEIYGGSGKGNGGAVQAEKKSNGRTMATVTLPPLATLMLEQD
- the glgC gene encoding glucose-1-phosphate adenylyltransferase, with product MVEKRTQPLARDAMAYVLAGGRGSRLKELTDRRAKPAVYFGGKARIIDFALSNALNSGIRRIGVATQYKAHSLIRHLQRGWNFFRPERNESFDILPASQRVSETQWYEGTADAVFQNIDIIEDHGVEYMVILAGDHIYKMDYELMLQQHVDSGADVTIGCLEVPRMEATGFGVMHVDNEDRIIAFVEKPADPPGIPGNPEMALASMGIYVFHTKFLMDMLRRDAADPKSSRDFGKDIIPYIVEHGKAVAHRFTHSCVRSDFEREAYWRDVGTIDAYWQANIDLTHITPELDIYDSTWPIWTFSEIKPPAKFVHDDEDRRGSATSSLVSGDCIISGAALNKSLLFTGVRVNSYSRLENAVVLPDVTIGRHSILRNVVIDSRVVIPEGLVVGDDPELDAKRFRRSENGVCLITQTMIDKLGM
- the glgA gene encoding glycogen synthase GlgA, which translates into the protein MNILSVASEVYPLVKTGGLADVAGALPAALLPHGIRTRTLLPGYPAVLHKLKKPKAAGRIANLFGHPATVLAAEFDGLDLLVLDQPALYDRDGGPYLDPTGRDYPDNFRRFAALSLAAAEIAGDDVVPGWKPDIVHVHDWQAALTPVYMRFGSARNMPTVLTIHNIAFQGQFGASVFPELALPPEAFSMPFVEYYGDVGFLKGGLQMATAITTVSPSYAHEILTPEFGMGMEGLLASRAMDLTGIVNGIDVDTWNPETDPHIARHYGPTAIKQRAANRKALEDRFALDDSRGPIFCVISRLTWQKGMDLLAEVADDIVALGGKLIVLGSGDSALEGALMAAASRHRGRIGMVTGYDEPLSHLMQAGSDAILIPSRFEPCGLTQLYGLRYGCIPIVARTGGLTDTVIDANEAALSARVATGFQFHPVTADGLRLAIRRAMRAYGEPKVWARLQNQGMKSDVSWAKSAERYASLYSGLLAKG